A genomic region of Lonchura striata isolate bLonStr1 chromosome 8, bLonStr1.mat, whole genome shotgun sequence contains the following coding sequences:
- the C8H21orf58 gene encoding uncharacterized protein C21orf58 homolog — protein MADPSVVDHLTRLKLKLLEKRLENEQENLKKMDFSLPAASKRSRPQDILQSALRQRKDLLQELREQHLLEELSQPPATDGGHCHDHRAALPQIYQIPFPASQGEPPRIIQQTMPTQPATIIQQLPQPPPLITQIPPAQPFAAPRSGSIKEDMVEMMLMQNAQMHQIMMQNMMLKALPPTLLTQLGGASSGLQHTQQDLQLAAPLAVRAERPKAPVVHHHHHYPPTGVFSVPPVPTSTEHHWTGSSAQPTCEEVLACQGW, from the exons ATGGCAGATCCTTCAGTGGTGGATCACCTGACACGACTGAAACTCAAACTCCTAGAAAAG AGACTAGAAAATGAGCAGGAGAACCTAAAGAAGATGGACTTTTCTCTCCCAGCTGCAAGTAAGAGAAGC AGACCCCAGGACATTCTCCAAAGTGCCCTGAGGCAAAGGAAagatctgctgcaggagcttAGG gagcagcacctccTGGAAGAGCTTTCACAGCCACCTGCAACAGATGGGGGACACTGCCATGACCACAGAGCTGCCCTCCCACAAATCTACCAGATCCCTTTTCCAGCTTCCCAAGGGGAGCCACCAAGGATTATCCAGCAGACA ATGCCAACTCAGCCTGCCACCAtcatccagcagctgcctcagcccccCCCTCTGATCACACAGattcccccagcccagccctttgCAGCCCCCCGCTCTGGGAGCATTAAAGAAG aTATGGTGGAGATGATGCTGATGCAGAATGCTCAGATGCACCAGATCATGATGCAGAACATGATGCTGAAGGCTCTGCCGCCAACGCTGCTCACACAGCTTGGGGGGgccagctctgggctgcagcacacacagcag GACCTGCAGCTTGCTGCTCCCCTGGCTGTGAGAGCAGAGAGGCCCAAGGCACCTGTGGTGCACCACCACCACCATTACCCTCCCACGGGGGTGTTctcagtgcccccagtgcccacATCCACAGAGCACCACTGgactggcagctctgcccagcccac GTGTGAGGAAGTTCTTGCATGCCAAGGCTGGTGA